A stretch of DNA from Deinococcus seoulensis:
ACTTCGCGCCGTACGTGACGCCGATCGTCGCGGCCGCCTGGGTATGGCAGTGGCTGTTCAGTCCGCAGTTCGGGCCGGTGAACACCTTCCTGACCTGGCTGCACATTCCCCCGCAGGCGTTCCTGACGTCCCCCTCGCAGGCGCTGGGCACCACGGCCGCGCTGATCGTCTGGCAGAACCTGGGCTTCCAGATCGTGCTGTTCCTCGCCGGACTGGCCGCCATTCCCCGCACGTTCTACGAGGCGGCTGAGATCGACGGCGCGACCGGCCTGCAGGCGTTCCGCAGCATCACGCTGCCGCTGCTGAACCCGACCATGGTCTTCAGTGTCGTGACCGGCACCATCTCCTACCTGCAACTGTTCACGCAGGTCGTGAACCTGAACTTCACCGATCAGGGCGGCCCGCTGGGCAGCACCATGACCGTCGCGCTGTACATCTACCAGCTGGCGTTCGGCCGGTTCCAGATGGGGTACGCCTCCGCCGTGACCGTCGTGCTGTTCGTGATCATCCTCCTGATCACCGTCATTCAACTGAAATTCCTGACCCGGAGGTACGACGTATGACCCGGACCCCCACAGGCGCACCCGCACAGCCGGAGGGCGCGTGACGTCCCTCACCGACCCCCAACCCCACGTCCCCACTGGCCCGCGCCGCATGAACGTGGGCACAGCCCTGATCTACGCCGGGCTGACCGTGGGCGTCATCGTGACGCTGTTCCCGTTCGCGTGGATGCTGCTGACCAGCCTCAAGGGCTTCCAGGAGCTGTTCAACCTGTCGTTCCTGCCGCAGCAGCCCACGCTCGACAACTACTCACAGGTGCTGACACAGACCAAGTTCCTGGTGTGGTTCGGGAACAGCCTGCTGGTCGCCGGAATCACGACCCTCAGCGTGCTGTTCTTCGACTCGCTGGTCGGGTACACCCTGGCCAAATTCGACT
This window harbors:
- a CDS encoding carbohydrate ABC transporter permease yields the protein MSITSKSAQARPPRRAAGSMKRQQTRTAYLFLGLPLLFFLIVRFLPTLMALRMSLFDWNILKEVQPFVGLENYARLAQDDRFLGALKNTALYTVIGVPAQIALGLAVALMLGRVTVLRGLYRALYFAPYVTPIVAAAWVWQWLFSPQFGPVNTFLTWLHIPPQAFLTSPSQALGTTAALIVWQNLGFQIVLFLAGLAAIPRTFYEAAEIDGATGLQAFRSITLPLLNPTMVFSVVTGTISYLQLFTQVVNLNFTDQGGPLGSTMTVALYIYQLAFGRFQMGYASAVTVVLFVIILLITVIQLKFLTRRYDV